Below is a genomic region from Nilaparvata lugens isolate BPH chromosome 8, ASM1435652v1, whole genome shotgun sequence.
CCTTTATCCTGATTGATCAGTAGTGGTTGTCAGTTTGTTGTGTACATAGGCTACCACGACTTACATACCGCCAGTTTCTTACTAACAAACtgattaaaaatattgttgCACATGGGAGCGTGATTAACAGCAACTGGCGATCGATGGAAGTAAGTTGTTGGGACTTAATTATCGAGATGCTTAATTGATAGTGCTGTAGTTGCGGTCGAAGTTGAAGGGCCTTATCAAATCGGTGTTTGAATAGCTCCATATGATAATGAGAGTACGTGACTGTTTCCCTTTCAAAGAACTGAAGCTTTTTAGTCCTCAATATCTTTTAGGGCcaatttccgagctcgggatttagttaagttctagactttaaacagctggagacagaaaattggctttccgaaacggggcgtagtagTAGTTTTgatgataatcttcattttctcatttctataagaaacatttttccttgacgaaatgaaacattcctaaataattaaaaatagctgaaactttacactattcactctttatttcattttgtgttaaattttatagtttttcgaaatttaatgtAAACGtgaactgcgactacgccccctttcggaaagccaattttctgactccagctgcttgaagtctagaacttagctaaatccagagctcggaaaccggcccttggaGAATCAAGGTAAAACATATTTTGCAATATACTGTATTGGAAGCTATCTTACAAGTTGATAAGTTAAGTTGGTAATTAAGTTCTAAAAGTTCCAACGTTTTGAAAGTTCCAAGCTCTGAAAGTTCTATCAAGTTCTAACGAGCTAAAGTTCTGTAttggaaaaaaaaacattgacaAAGTACTTTTCTAACTGTaagaaaatatcaatgttatcaTTGTATACTCTCCATCGAATTTTCAAAACTACAGTTACAATTCTATCTAATTTGATGTAGGTTTATTAAATTAGACGGCTTTACTTGTATCATTCAAGTATTACGCATGACTGGAAACCAAATAACCTTAGTGTATTGCAATATACAAAGATTCCCTTCATAAAATtaagttgaaataatattcactttttcaggccgaaaaaatgtaattaaatattaaCCATGAAGGATTTTGTTCTGAACATTTCTCAACAAAACATAACCTACCTGaaattaatctattatttttataaaattttgagagaACTGTTTTGTCCAGACCTAACGCTCTCTCTAATTTCAATGATGATGAcatgatttgtgattctatgTACTAATTGATATAACTTATTACTTTGTTGAGAGCAAGATGCATTACAGTTCGTTTTTAGATCTCTTTCGAAGTTTTTCAGTCTAGTTGTTAACATTGATCATGTTCATTcacttcaattaattatttttgaaacgttgaattttcacaattgcAGCTCAATTTAGTTATTCAATTTGCTCAGCTATAGAATAGTCTGAATGGATAGGTCCATTAATgttgattaaaaaaatgaacCAGTAAAAATAATTAGATTTGATTCTTGACTTGTTTTTTCGAGTTCTCGCTTTTCCTTCCAATCAATGTTACAGTCAAAAATCGGCCTATATCGGTCTATCTGATATCCAAGCTGATTTACTTCGATTTTAAACTTATAGATgagataaattttcaaacatagaatcaataattttctattagaATTGACGTTATCATGGAATGGATTTCATAATCATTAATCATTCTCCAAccaaaatttattgttgtttttttatttaagaATGTTGtgtgaatttacaaaatattttgtgaacctAATTGAGATTCAAGTTTCTCTACGAAGCGCTGCTTTCCAATCTTTTTTTTCTGCTggacataaaaataatatattttctccaTCACATGGGACTTCAtcactcccataagaaccaattctatcatttttattctcaaCAAATCATACATTTACTGgaaaaaaaagtttgaaaaaatgcCTTTTGGAGTATTCTAACTATTGTTACCGCAATTTTTACTTGTggtatttgattttttttccaaaCAAAAAAACTTTTCGTATAAAGCCGTACAGTAGTATTCAGTTATAAATCCGATGTATAGGATGACCATTGATGTACCTTTAATTCTTCTTCAATCTCCTTTCAATTTGTTATGAAGACTTTCAGTTTGGAAGTCATTGTTGAGATTACGCTGTGTATgtcaattttaatttgtttaattatcaatatttattggtGCTCAATgcatgtttataattttttccaaattttataATTGCAATGAGAACTCGAAGATTAGATCTGCTTTGTACTTCTTAGCTCCTCACCCTTTGTAACTGAATACTTCATTTGAAATctacaattttataaaatttgtgaGTAAATTAAAAGTATAATTCATCAACGATTTAAAACAAATAAGTtagataattttgaaattcctcATTTATCTTTTTGTTTGTCTttatactgtatactgtatatTGGCAAAAATATGGATGAATTGAATATCCACTGAATTATCCACTTTCTTGCTAAGGACTACTTATATTCATGTAAATGTAGAAAAAATCAAAGTTATTtaacgttattttatttttcacaacatgttccaacttataatgtaattttcaagtgagtgaatttcaacttgaaaaatacATGAAGTTAAAGTTGAAattcactcacttgaaaattacattaagggttgaaacatgttgtaaaaaataaaatactgaaaaaaatactttgattttttaatttttacgtGAATTGATTAGATTGATAATTCAGATCAGTATCAGCATCAGTATTATGTATTTCTTAAGTAGTACTTCTTAGACAAATTCCACTTTAAATCctatatttaatttgaaatattgaatattgtatgTGATTCGACAAACTAGTCCTACAATGATTATAGTATTCTTGATATTTCCCGTTTTTCATTATTAAGAATTAATATTAGATTTATTGTGGCTGCCAATTCTTCCTGCTGCAATATTATACTCTATATTCACAGTACAGTATTATGTATTTTTAATAGTCCGGTTCTCAATTCCACTGATAAGGACCTTTTCATGTCAATCACTTTATTCTATATTTGTTTGAGTTTTGAAATCCTTTTATTGGAATTGTACAGCTCTGTTCAATAAACTGTCTCGTAGAGAAGTCTTAAGGATTACGATTGTTGACactttaatgaataaaaagaCTTGAGCTCTAATAGTTGAAGCTCGTTCGATCACTTGTTCAGTATATGCTTTTTACACACAAACTTGAAGCTATAAGTGAGTAGGCAGGAATGGATAAAGAGAATAATTTAGTACAAAacgtaataatttatttacggaatagtaatataaaaatattttggtTTGATATGCTGTGAGGAAGCAAGAAGCATGCTGCGACTGCTGTTGCATAGTTGTTGCTCACTCACTGTGTGGCTCACATGGCTGAGCTCACTCGATGCTAGCTCGTTGGCTAGCTGGTCTTTATGATGTTGACGCAGTTGTCATTGTTGTCAGTTGTAGCAATGACAATTACGTCAAGTAGAGTAGTGAATAGTTGAGGAGATCTGTTGAGAGTTTGGTGAGACTTCTCAATGGTAGGAGTGGCCGTAGCTGCCCTCGTAGCTGCCCTCGTAGCTGGCACCTTCGTAGCTGCTGTAGTCCTCATGGTGATGGTGCTCCTTGACTGGCACATGCACGGGCACATGGACGGGCACCTTCACTTCCACTGGGTAGGGCACTTTGACTGGCACCTTGACTGGAACCTTGACTGGGTAGGGCACTGGCTTTTCAACTGGGTAGGGGACAGGCTTCTCAACGGGCACTGGGTAGGGCTTGGGCACTGGGACTGGATAGGGCCTGTCGACGGGCACCTTCACTGGGTAGGGGATGTGCTTCTCAACTGGGTAGGGCACTGGCTTCTCAACTGGCACATGCACTGGGTAGGGCCTGTCAACTGGAACCTTCACTGGGTATGGGATGTGCTTCTCCACTGGGTAGGGCACCTTCTTCTCGACGTAGACTGGGTATGGCTTGGGGACAGGGACTGGGTATGGTCTGTCAACATGAACCTTGACTGGGTAAGGGACGTGCTTCTCAACATGGACTGGGTATGGCTGAGGGACATGGACCTTGACTGGGTAGGGCACGGGCTTCTCAACATGGACTGGGTAGGGCTTGGGAACGTGGACTGGGTAGGGCCTGTCGACGGGCACCTTGACTGGGTATGGCACTTTCTTCTCGATGTGCACTGGGTAGGGGACGGCTACTTCCTTGTTGATGACGATCGACTTGATGTGGCTGTGAGGCTCGTAGTGGTGTTCACCTCCGTAGCTCTCGTAGCCTTCATAGCCGCCTCCGTAACCACCTCCGTATCCGCCTCCGTATCCGCCTCCGTATCCGCCTCCGTAGCCGAAGCTGAACAGACCGcgcttctcctgcttcttctcctctccGGCGTCAACCTCGACCTTCTTCTCGGCCGACTCGGCtgcctccttcttctcctcctcggCGCGAGCGAGGGCGAGCACAGCGCACAAAGCCAACACGAACAGCTACAACAAACAAATACAACAACTTCTTAATCACAGTAAAGAACCATTAGTAGATGTGTCTTCTGAGACTATATTCATCGAAATGGTTAATTGTTAATGGGTGGGGCGAAGTTAGATGATGATCATATAATATAGCTATGGTAGCAGAGTACAATAATATATAGTTAATAGATAATTAGACACAGATCATATAGATGTGGTATCTTGGTACATTATCATTGCAAAGCGATTTTGCGAATGCCGGTTGCTTTATAAGCTCGGGTATAGTAAAGAAAGTTAGATGTAAACAAGATTTCAAAGTGATTTTGAGGATTGAAAGAGGAATCAGGATTCACTCATAAGAGACTTATTTTTTTATAAGTGAATGTTAATTTATTAGGATGTTACTGTaggttcaattcaattcaattcttattagctTATTAAGGTGGAACAAAAAACTGCTTCACGTACATTATGTGAATGAGAAAAACGTTGGTGATGTATATTCAAAGTAAGCGTTATAAAAATCCTGTTCAAACAGTACAACGTGCAAAAACTACGAAAAACTCACATAATGTAATAACAGTACGATATGTAATAAAATGCtgtataatgtaataatagCTTCACTGTTCGAATCTGCCAGCCGTTAAAATCGCCTTAACATGGCGTGAACGATTACTTTCCGTTCTTCTTATTTTATTCcttatctttttcttcctcaCCAACTACCTTCTCGAACTAATAGCTCTATCACCAACACGTCTCCTATCCTTTCACTGTGTGTTCTTGAGGCTagaaatatatctatattatttcCATCTTTTGGTGTGTATTTGAGGATTCCTTTTATCATTTCGGAACAGATTCTCGGCAGTATCCCAACTATGCAGTTGTTGTGTAAGTTATGGACAGTATGTGAATGACTGTATCATTATTTATGTCAATTCCTCAAATACTCCTATCTATTCAATGTGATCTCTGTAATTCTATATTCGTCGTATTGTAATAGAGTTATCCTATAGGGTTTCAATTGTATGTTCTTTTTCAATAGGATGATGATACTCTTACAGTTTTCGAATTccaattcaatatttatattgaataagaGGAGTCTCAGATAATAAAGTGATCTTCACGCCCATGTAGTCACTATGAGTCACCCATATCAGTCACTATGTAGGCTTACTTGGAACCAACGAGACCCATCATTCTATCAAGTTTGATTCAGCTATCATAGTTTGATCCTATCATTCTATCAAGTTTCATTCACCTATCATAGTTTGATCCTATCATTCTATCAAGTTTCATTCACCTATCATAGTTTGATCCTATCATTCTATCAAGTTTGATTCACCTATCATAGTTTGATCCTATCATTCTATCAAGTTTGAGACACTATGAAGGCTAGCATGGAAccaatcattttcaaaatgttgctTCCCAACGTTACGAGTAGGCCTATATCAGCACGAAATTGTTTGCTGCTTCTTCAACGGAAGGAACTCCGGTTGCAGTATTTGCTAGCGAGTTATGATGGCTGCATGTGTGTTTTATCTGTTGACGAAAGTCGTACATCATCGTCGATGCCGGGCGGCGCGGGCTTCCGACGAGGAAATTGCATAAGCGGTCGCTTGACCCCGATCCGAGTGTGTAATGTGTAACTGCGGCTATGATGCGGTGCAGTGACTGACCGACAAACGGCCACCAGTGAAATCGAATTGGCCGATTGGCGCGGAAGTGTGACTGTCACATGGCTGGAGAGCAAGTGCCTTATTTATTTGCACTCCAAAGGATTCTCAAGTGCCGTATGTATTTGGATTATGATGGGAGGGTCTCTTTTCATAAGTGCTACTGGACAGAACAAAGTAGGAGAGTAGTAGGATGCTCAAGTGTTTTCAGAAGAATATACATGGTGCTAGGTTGAGAAGAGAAATTATGTGGGGGGAAATTATAAGAAAATGTGTGAACTGAGAAAAATGACGAAAAGAGAAGAGCAGGAATTAGTTGAAAGTTATGAAGAACAAGAGGTGAAAGAATTATGAGAATAGATAGAAGATAATAAGAATATGTGGAAAGAGGTGGATAAGAGAAAGAAGCAGAAAAtggaaaggaaaaaggagtaaAATATTAGAACATGAGGAggaaggaaagaagaaaaataaccTCGAGGATCAGAAGAAAATCATGAGTAATGGAAACTAGAATAAAGTGAAGGGAAAAAGTtgagaagatgatgaaaaaaGCTGAATGAAGAaacaagcaaaataatatttttttaggaattattattagaataggaTAAAGTAATAAATCATGGAAGATGGTGAAGAGATCTATGATGaaagtgaaaaaaataatgtaaattgAGAAGTATTATGAaaagaatttgaagaagaagagaaaaacgATGGATTAGAGTAAGTAAAAGGAGAAAGGAATGAAGGAGTAGAAAATGGTTGGACTGACGAGAAATGAGAAGGAATATgggaatagaaaagaaataagagaataatacagaggagagagagaagaaaataagtGTGTGAAGAGATAGTATAAAGGTAATTTAGAAAAATCAACATTTTAAAGAGAGTGAAATGGTCAAGAATTGggaaagaacaagaagaatagGAGGAAGCCGCAGACGAAAGAGGGTGAGGAGAAGGCGGAAGAAGAATGTGGCCAAGGATGTGGTGTAGTGTGGAAATGCCGGTGTCCCGCCAACAAGAAAATGAGGCGGGAAATGTGGTGGAAAACTAGGTGGGAAATTTTGCCGCGGATTTCCGGCAGTTGGCCTTCACTGACAGCTGCTGAGGATTATGGCTAATTTGAAAGAATGGGCACGATATGGAAATGTAGGGTTGATTGTGTAGGTTAGGTAACCAATACTTCATAAACAAGGCACACTTACTTAttgttattcaacaaatttgatTGTTTTAgtaaaacttcaaaaaaatagttATGGTTCTTTGCAGAgaacttcaatataatataatataggtgGGTTTTCTTCACAGAATTCAATTCTCACCTATTAGTATTGCAAGGAATAATTCAAGAATCGATCAGGCCACTGTATATTATGATTCAATCATACTTTCGTAACAATGTCAAGTTAATCTTTCAGATCATAATCATCTCATACTTGAATGGTGATAACTTTAAGTAGTGAATAAgctatgatattattttgaaatggtgaagaaaaaattcaaattcaaataatggaTGTCaggattttaaaaatatttagtttGAGTAGTGTAGTTTCTCAGCTCTTGACTAGGAACGGAAGATTATtcgatattatattaaaaaatcgtCTAATGACATGTGAAATAGTTTCCACTCAACTCAGTCTTATACTGTTGTTACTTAACATCTTGCTCTATATGGAGTAAACCGTGCCTAGCGATTGTTTCATACTGTTCTTACAAAAGCATAATagtattctattattttgtgtCGTAGTTCAGAATATCAATCAGCAGAAAAGCTCCCACGATAAGATCTACTCTAGTGTGTAGCCTACTAGTGGTCGGTGATAGATTTTGCGCGGGAAAAGCACTGAACAATTTGCTCCAATCGCATTGCGTCATTTTTAGCGGGAACTGTGCACATGCTAATTATTGTCTCACGGTGTTTTGAAAGAGGCGATCCCGTAACTGGGGCAAGTCTGTCCTGCTAGTGGGTGTAGGAATCGGCTGGCATTTGCCTGGCAAAATCACGAACACCGATTGCAAATGCAACTTATTGATGGACACTATTTGTTCATCTCGGCTTGCGTCACATGTGAATAGTCATTGGAAATTAGACAGATCTTGGAATCGATTGTATCCTGTTGTAATCAACGAGGATTCAGATCCGATTCCACACTATAGTACTATTTTGTGATAGCTTTCTTACTGTCTCGATAGCAGACTGACTCTAGTGTGATAACTTACTATACTCCTGAGTGTGAAGTGTGATAGAACTGAAGTATACTGTGTGGTAGCTATTTTAGAAAAACATAAATGTTCcttgtaattaatgtttatagTTAGGTGGGAGACTggattggaaaaaatattattctcttatttgatgAGCTTCAGCCCGTTTTACTGTAACCACTTCCATTGAATTCCAGTACCAGTGCAATAAAGTGCAATTCAATAGATTATTGTACTCGTGTTTTAGAGTGAAGTAAAGTTAATCAGCTCATGCCAATCAAGTACGATTATGTGCAATGCCATTTAATGCAGATTCTATTTAAAGTGGATAAGATCAAGTCAAGTTCCAGGTCATTCTAagatcaaaatttcaatccTACAGCTTCAAAAGATGTTCTAAATCGTTTAAACATTCCATTTACGGATGCGTGAGATCTTTAGACCAGACGAGATGCTTCATCAAAGAAGCATTAACCCAATTCCTATTTCAAGAAGAGTAGTTTGAGCGCGGTTTGTGCGAATCGCACATTGAAGAGTGATAAAGAATGTGGATGATTGGTGCACGAGAAGGACGGATAGAACAGGTAATGTTGATGAGTGCAATGAAAAAAGAAGACCTTACAAGATCGTCAAACGTTTAGAAAGTGAACAGGTTAGGTTGAGTTTTGCAGTTTGTAAATGTAACAAATTCCATGTGATGTAATAAAACTACGCGTTCAATGTAAACAACACTCACATCAACTTAATAATTTGTCTGGTTGGTGTGTTCACTGTTCAGTAATAACTAAGTCAAATGAATCTTTTGCGTGGCTGCTGAATATATCTCTGTACCGTATATAATGAACGGTCCTACAGTCTACTACGTTTCAATGTTTTTTAGACAAATTAGATAATACCCACttaatctattcattcatctcatcaaaccttATGCTCTATGATGGGCACAAGATGTCTCATGCTATGAGTTTCATGCTGTAGCATGCATGCCAGGTAGTGAAAATGTTTCAATCCAtgattgaaacaaaattatcaaagtttaTCCATGAAAGAGTGTGAATAGAACGAGCTAAGATATGGAATGCTCTCACTGATTAAGACGTATTGTTACCGTACTTCTTCAGTAATGCAGGTCATCATATAtacattattttgttatttgtgaTTCAAACAACTTGAAGGAAATACATATTAGAGAAGGCGAAAAGAAGTAATGCACAGAGCACAGTAAATCTAATTCAAACTACTTGTTCACATTTCTATCTTACGGATTATAGGTGGAATTCTGTAAACTATATCGTGATGAAATATGAACATAATTTGTTAATCTATCCAGGCAATCTAGACAGTAAGATCATTTAGCACTGAATAGAAATAAACTTAgcttttgaatagaatatacaGCGAGATAAATTATGGTGCAAATGCAGTTAACATGTTATTTTGCCGGACAGTTGGGTTTTTCATACTATACTCTTCTCGAAGAGTCTGTTTCTTTCTGATGTCAACATAAGTCGCTACGTTCACCTACTCAGTCTCAcagtttc
It encodes:
- the LOC111044887 gene encoding repetitive proline-rich cell wall protein 2, translating into MKTKLFVLALCAVLALARAEEEKKEAAESAEKKVEVDAGEEKKQEKRGLFSFGYGGGYGGGYGGGYGGGYGGGYEGYESYGGEHHYEPHSHIKSIVINKEVAVPYPVHIEKKVPYPVKVPVDRPYPVHVPKPYPVHVEKPVPYPVKVHVPQPYPVHVEKHVPYPVKVHVDRPYPVPVPKPYPVYVEKKVPYPVEKHIPYPVKVPVDRPYPVHVPVEKPVPYPVEKHIPYPVKVPVDRPYPVPVPKPYPVPVEKPVPYPVEKPVPYPVKVPVKVPVKVPYPVEVKVPVHVPVHVPVKEHHHHEDYSSYEGASYEGSYEGSYGHSYH